Genomic segment of Streptomyces longhuiensis:
TGCCCGACGGCCGCGTGATGTTCTTCGGCTCGGACTCGCTCTACGCCGACAAGGCGAACACCAAGCCCGGCGTCTTCGAGCAGCGCATCGAGATCTACACGCCGCCGTATCTGTACCAGGACTCGCGGCCCACGCTCAGCGGCGGCACGAAGACCGTCGCGCGCGGCGGCACGGCGACGTACAAGTCGGACCACGCGACGGCGATCAGGACGGCCCGGCTGATCAGGCCGAGCGCGTCCACGCACGTCACGGACGTCGACCAGACGTCGATCGCCCTCGACCTGAAGAAGTCGAAGGACAGCGTCACGGTGACCATCCCGAACAACCGCAGCCTGGTCGAGTCGGGCTGGTACATGCTGTTCGTGACGGACGATCAGGGCACGCCCAGCAAGGCACAGTGGGTGCACGTGCCGTAGGGGCAAATACGTAGGGGGGTGGGGGCCCGGGCCCCCACCCCCCTTGCTGCTTTCCGGCCGCTGCCCCTACTTGGTGGCCTTGGCGAGGCCGATCGCGTACTCCGGCCACCAGGCCCCCGCCTTCGGGCCGCCCTTGCAGTCGCCGTCCGACTCGCCGGGCCGCTTGACCCACAGGTACGCCTTGACCAGGGGGTCGCCCGTCTTGGTGCCGGGCTCCTCGCCCAGCGCCCGCCCGGGCGGGTTGCACCAGCGCTGGTCGGGGTTGCCGCCCGTGTAGGGCCCGTTCCCGTTGCGGCTGGTGTCGATGACGAACGGCTTGTTGCCGACCTTCGCCGAGAGCTCCTTGCCGTACTTCACGGAGTCCGCGGTGGTGTAGAAGTTCGACACATTGACCGAGAAGCCGTCGGCCTGGTCGATGCCGGACCACTGGAGCGGCTGGAAGATCTGGTCGGGCTTGCCCCAGCCGGCGTTGCCCGCGTCGAGGTAGACCGTCGTGTTCTTCAACGACTTGAGCTTGCCGACGGCGCCCTTGAGGAGGTCGTAACGCTCCTCGTGGAACTCCTCCGGCGTGCAGTTGTCCACCATGTGCTGCACGGCGTCCGGCTCCAGGATCACCGTCGCGTGCCGGTCGCCGATGCCCTTGGCGACGCTGTCGATGAACGCCCGGTACTGGTTCCCGTCGGCCGCGCCGCCCTTGGAGAACTGGCCGCAGTCGCGGTGCGGGATGTTGTAGAGCACGAGCAGGGCGTCCCGGTCGGCCTCGTCGGCAGCCTCGGTGTAGCCCCGGGCCTGGTCCTCCGCGTTCTCCGGGAGGATCCACTCGCCGCTCGGCTGCTCGGCTATCTTCCGGATCTGCTCGGCGTCGTCCTTCTTGCCGGCCTTCTCGTAGGCGGCGACCTGCTTGGCGGCGCTGCCGTCCGGGTTGACCCAGTACGGGTCGGACCCCTTCGGCTGCTGCTTCACGGGTGACGGTGAGCCGTTCTTGTCCTTGCCGTCCCCGGAGGAACATCCGGACACCAGCAGCGCCGCCCCCACGGCCGCCGCTCCCGCCCTCACCCCCCAGGCGCCGACACCGCGTACGCGGCCTGCGTCCTTGCGGTACATCCACTCCCCCTTGGGTGCCCTGTACGACTCTCAATCCTGGCATACGGGCCGCGGCGACCACGAGGGCGGACAGGGTTCGTCAAATACCTGTTACAGCCCCCGCGTTCGGTGTTCACCGAGGCCGCGAGCGCATCCGGACTTGGCGTCAAACAGCCTCTAGGCCGCGTCGCCCATCCGCTCTAGAGTCGTCGTGAGCGGCCCGAGCCCCGGCCTGCACCACCTCCGGGAGAGCAGGTCTCTCCTGACCTCCCGCGCCGACGCCGGGTTACTCCCGCAGCCCGAGCGCGCGCGGTCGAGGACCAGCCCGGCCGGCGTCTCCCCGGGGGGAGCGGGCCGCCGGCCGGGCCAGGTTGTCAGCGCGCGGGCGCGTCGGTCACACCGGTGAGGTACGCGGACACGACGACGTTGGCGGTGTAGGTGCGCGACGCCCGGTCGAAGGAGCCACCGCACGTGATCAGCCGCAGCTCGGCCCGGTCGGACTGCCGCTGGCCGTAAGCCTTTTGCGCGTCGAACCGGTCGCGGCTGAAGACCTGCACGTCGTCGACGGTGAACTCGGCGACGGAGTGGTCGTCCCGCGCGACCCGCACCTTGTCGCCCGGCTTGGCCGAGCTGAGGTGGTAGAACACGGCGGGCCTCGTGTCCGTGTCGACGTGCCCGACGAGCAGGGCCGTGCCGCGCTCGCCCGGCTTCACGCCGCCGCCGTACCAGCCGACGACGCCTGCCTGCGAGAACGGCGGCGGGTCGATCGCGCCGTTCCCGTCGAGGCCGCGGGCCTTCACGGGCGCCTCGATCTTCAGTGCGGAGACATCGATGCGCTGCGGCTCCGCGCCGGCCATCGGCTTGTGCGCGGGCGGCAGTTCGACGCCGAGCGGCCGTCCGACGGCGGCCGCGTCGCCCGTGGTGGGCGCGGACAGGCCGTGGATATCGGTGACTCCGCGGCCCCACAGCCACAGGCCGAGCAGCAGTACGGCCCAGGCCACTCCGGTCACGAGCCGCCCGTTGCCGTGCGGTCGTTCGCCGTCAGCCATGATCGGCCCCCGCTCACTCTGAGCGGCGCCGGCGGACGCTGCGCAGGGCCACGGCGACGGCCGCGACCGCCGCGAGCACCAGGCCCAGCACCGTGTGCCGGGTGCCGGGGCCCTCCTCGCGCAGACCGTCGGTGATCTCGGTGGTGTGGGCCGCGGTGAGCTGCGCGGTACCGCCGCCGCCCGCGTGCACGGGTGCGGTGGGGACCGGCGCGGGGCGGCCCTCCTGGAGGACCTCGACGCTGCCCTTGACCCTGCCGGTGACGCCGTCGCAGGTCACCCTGATCTCGTAGATCCCGGGCGTCGCGGACGAGCGGATGCGGGCCTGGGTGGTCAGCGTGGGCTGGTCGGCGGACGGGGCGAGATCGCCGGGCGCCTCGAAGGCGTCCGAGTAGGCCTTGCCCTTGGATTCCCTGCAACCGGAGACCCTGAGGTCTACCTGGGTCCCGGGGGCGGGGGCGAAGGGGGTGACGGTGATGGAACCGGTGGATCCGTCGGATCCCCCGCCTTCCGCGTGGGCGGCGGCGACGGGCAGTGTCACCAGAACGGCGGCCGCCCCTATGGCACGGAGAGCGAACATCTCTCTACGCATTGTGAACCTCCTGTATTGGAAGGGTCACGCGCGCGGGCCCGATCCGCATCCCGGGGGCACCGGAAACGGCCGCCCCCGGGACCGGGATCAGACGAGTTCGACCAGGTCAGCGATGGAATCGACGACCTCGGAAGGCCGGAAGGGATAGCGGTCGACGTCGGCCCTGCCCGTGAGCCCCGTCAGGACGAGGAAGGTCTTCATCCCGGCCTCGAGGCCCGCGAGGACGTCGGTGTCCATACGGTCGCCGATCATGGCGCTGGTCTCCGAGTGCGCCCCGATCGCGTTCAGGCCGGTGCGCATCATCAGCGGGTTCGGCTTGCCCGCGAAGTACGGCTGCTTGCCGGTCGCCTTGGTGATCAGCGCGGCGACGGCGCCGGTGGCGGGCAGCGGGCCCTCGGTGGAGGGGCCCGTCTCGTCCGGGTTGGTGCAGATGAAGCGGGCGCCGTCGTTGATCAGTCGGACGGCCTTCGTCATGGCCTCGAACGAGTAGGTGCGCGTCTCGCCGAGGACCACGTAGTCGGGGTCGTGGTCGGTGAGGACGTACCCGATGTCGTGCAGCGCCGTCGTCAGACCGGCCTCGCCGATCACGTACGCCGTGCCGCCGGGGCGCTGGTCGTCGAGGAACTTGGCGGTGGCCAGGGCCGACGTCCAGATGTTCTCGACCGGCACCTCCAGGCCCATGCGGGTCAGCCGGGCCTGGAGGTCGCGGGCGGTGTAGATCGAGTTGTTCGTCAGCACCAGGAAGGGCTTGCCCGACTCGCGGAGCTTCTTGACGAAGGCATCGGCGCCGGGGATCGGCACGCCCTCGTGGATGAGCACACCGTCCATGTCGGTGAGCCACGATTCGATGGGCTTGCGCTCTGCCATGTGCCGGTCTCCTGCCATACAAGAAAACACTGGGGTCAAGAAATAGCTGGGACGCCGGGACCACGCTGTGCCGACGCCCCCAGCCTAATCAGCACCGCCTGATCTTGACCCCGCCGAGTCCGCGGAAGCGGGTCCGCAGGTCAGCTGCCGGTCGCCGACTTCCAGTCCGTCACGTACGTCTGGAGGTTCTTGTCGATGTCGTTCCAGTCGGGCTCGAAGATCTCGACGCCGTCCATCACCTTGGCGAGGGCGATGGCGTTCTCGTCGGTGGCCTTGACGTCCTTGCGCGCGGAGAAGCCGCCGCCGATGGAGCTGACCTGCTGCTGCGCCTTGGCGGACAGCATGAAGTCGAGGAGCTTCTTGCCGTTCTCGCTGTGCGGGGCGTTCTTCACGAGGCCGCCGGCGTAGGGCAGGGCGAACGAGGTCGGCTTGCCGCCGGCCTTCTTCGGGAACCAGATGCCGAGGTTCGGCATGGTCTTGGACTGCGCGAAGCTCATCTGCACATCGCCGTTGGCGACGAGGAGTTCACCCTTGTCGACCTTGGGGGCGAGCTTGCCGGTGGAGGCGGACGGGCCGACGTTGTTGGCCTGGAGCTTCTTCAGATAGTCCATGGCGGGCTTCTTGCCGCCGAAGTCGTGCATGGCCTTGACCACGACGGCGGTGCCGTCGCCGGCGACGCCGGGCGTGGAGTACTGGAGCTTGTTCTTGTATGAGCCGTCGAGCAGTTCGTCCCACGTGGTGGGCGCCGTCTTCAGGTCCTTCTTGTTGTAGACGAAGCCGAAGTAGTTGTTGACGACGGAGGTCCAGGTGCCGTCGGCGGCCTTGTCGGCCCCGTCGACCTGGTCGGCGCCCTGGGGCGTGTACTTCTGCAGGAGGCCCTTGCCGTCGGCCTGCTGGATGAACGGCGGGAGCGTCACGATGACGTCGGCCTGGGTGTTCGACTTCTCGCGGGCGGCGCGCTGCACCATCTCGCCGGAGCCGCCCTCGACGTACTCGACCTTGATGCCGGTCTTCTTCGTGAAGTCCTTGAAGACCTGGTCGTACCAGCCGTCGCCGTTCTCGCCCTTGAGGCCGTCCGCGCTGTACACGGTGACGGTCTTGGCGTCGGAGGCGGCGGAGTTGCCGCCGCAGGCGGAGAGGGTGGCGGCGAGGGCGATGCTTCCGGTGACGGCGGCGATCGGCTTGAGCGTGTTTCTGCGCATGGCGAGGTGAACTCCTTGCAGAGGGTCAGGGCATGGGGGCGGTACGGGGCCTAGCGGTACGAGGCCTTGGTGCGGATCCGCGAGACGAGCAGCAGGACGAGCAGCGTCGTCGCCATGAGGATCACGGAGATCGCCGATCCGGTGAACAGGGAGCCGCGGTCGGTGATCGCGTAGATCTGCACGGGCAGCGGCATCCAGTCCGGCGGGTAGAGCATCATCGTGGCGCTCAGCTCGCCCATGGACAGGGCGAAGCAGAGTCCCGCGGCCGCGTTCAGGGACGGCAGCAGGAGGGGCAGCTTCACCTTCCACAGGACGTACGAGGGGCGGGCGCCGAGCGACGCGGCGGCCTGTTCGTACGCGGGGTCGAGTCGTACGATCGCGGCCGAAACCGACTGATAGGCGAACGCCGTGACAAGAATCGTGTGCGCCAGGATGACGATCCAGCGGGTGCCGTTGAGCACCATCGGCGGCTGGGAGAACGCGACGAGCACGGCGAGGCCGACCACGACGGACGGCACGGCGACCGGCAGCATGAACAGGGCGTCGAGCACCCTGCGGCCGCCCTTCTTGAGCGCGGCGGCAGCGAGCGCGGCCCACGTGCCGATCAGGAGGGCGAGGAGGCTGGCGCTGACAGCGGTGACCAGGCTGGTGGTGAGCGCCTGGAGGGACGCGCCGCTGGTGGCGGCCCGGTAGTGACCGCCGGTGAATCCGGTCGGAAGGGCGCTCGACCAGCTCGTGGCGAACGACGCGGCGACGATGACGAGCAGCGGCAGCGCGAACAGGGGCAGGAAGAGGGCGAAGAAGAGGACCCAGGTGGCCCACCTGCCCTTACGGCTATGCACCAGCACGGCGGCTCACCACCCGGTAGAGGCCGTAGAGGCCCACGGAGATCAGGACGTTGACGACGGCGACCACGCACGCGCCCGGATAGTCGGACTCGAGGATCGCCTTGCTGTACACGAGCATCGGGAGCGTGGTGACGCCCTTGGCGCCGGTGAAGAGCACGATCCCGAACTCGTTGAGGCACATGACGAGGACGAGGCTGCCACCGGCGGCGAGCGCGGGCAGCGCCTCGGGCAGGATGACCTGCCGCACGATGCGGGCGGGCTTCGCGCCCAGGGAGGACGCCACCTCCAGCTGCGCGGTCTCGATCTGCGAGAACGCGGCGAGCAGCGGCCGCATCACGAACGGCGTGAAGTACGTGATCTCGGCGAGGAGCACGCCCCACGGGGTGGTCAGGAACTGGAAGGGCCCGGAGGCGGCGCCCGTGACGTCCGTCCACAGTCCGTTGGCCATGCCCACGGATCCGTAGACGAAGAGCAGCGCGAGGGTGATCAGGAAGGACGGGAAGGAGAGGAACACGTCGATGAACTTGGCGACGGCCTTTCCGCCGGGGAACGGGACGAACGCGATGACGAGCGCGAGCGCGAACCCGAGCACGAGGCATCCGGCGGTCGCCCCCAGCGCCAGCCACACCGTCGTCCCGAGCGCCTCCCGGAACGCGGACGAGGCGAAGACGTCGGCGTACGGCGCGAGGGAGGTGCCGCCGGTGTCGGGCCGCACGGACTGCTGCACGACGAGGGCGAGCGGGTAGAGGAACACGAGGGCGAGTACGGCGACGGGCGGCAGCGCCCACACCCACTTCGGCATCCCCTTGCGGGGGTTCGCCGCCTTGCTCACCGGCGTGCTCAGCGTGGCGCTAGCCATCCTTGCTCACCCCGGCCGAGAGCAGCACCGCGTCCTCGGGTGCGAAGTGCACGGTGACCTCGTCGCCGAGCGCGGGCGGGGTGCGCAGTTCACGCAGGTCGGCCTTGAGCCGGTGCTCGTCCACGTCGACGTACAGGCGGTGGGTGGAGCCGCGCCACTGGACCTCGGACACGGAGCCGGTGAGGGCGTTGGGCCCGTCGCCGAGTCCGACGAGGTGCGGGCGCACGCACAGCGTGGCGGACACCCCGGAGGCGACGTCGCCGGTGGGCACCTTCAGCTGGGCGCCGGCGAAGGACACCGACCCCGAACCCACCTGTACGGGAAGGAGGTTGGCGTTGCCCACGAAGGAGGCGGTGAACTCGGTGCGGGGCCTGCGGTACAGCTCCTGCGGGGTCCCGCAGTCCTGGAGCCGCGCCTTGTCCATGACCGCGATCCGGTCGGCGAGGGTGAGCGCCTCGACCTGGTCGTGGGTGACGTAGAGGATCGACACGTCGGGCAACTCGCGGTGCAGGCGGGCCAGTTCGGCCAGCATGCCGGAGCGCAACTGCGCGTCGAGCGCGGACAGCGGCTCGTCGAGCAGGAGCACCCCGGGCCGGATGGCGAGGGCCCGCGCGATGGCGACGCGCTGCTGCTGTCCGCCGGACAGCTCGCGCGGGTAGCGCTTCGCGTAGGAGGCCATGCCGGTCATTTCCAGGGCCTCGATGACCCGGGCGGGGATCTCGGCCTTGGCGACCTTCTGCGCCTTCAGGCCGAAGGCGACGTTGTCCTCCACGCGCAGGTGCGGGAACAGGGCGTACTGCTGGACGACCATGCCGATGCCGCGCCGGTGGGGCGGCAGGTCCGTGACGTCGCGGTCGCCGATCAGGACGCGGCCCGTCGCCGGCCGCACGAATCCGGCGACGGCGCGCAGGGC
This window contains:
- a CDS encoding glycoside hydrolase family 6 protein is translated as MYRKDAGRVRGVGAWGVRAGAAAVGAALLVSGCSSGDGKDKNGSPSPVKQQPKGSDPYWVNPDGSAAKQVAAYEKAGKKDDAEQIRKIAEQPSGEWILPENAEDQARGYTEAADEADRDALLVLYNIPHRDCGQFSKGGAADGNQYRAFIDSVAKGIGDRHATVILEPDAVQHMVDNCTPEEFHEERYDLLKGAVGKLKSLKNTTVYLDAGNAGWGKPDQIFQPLQWSGIDQADGFSVNVSNFYTTADSVKYGKELSAKVGNKPFVIDTSRNGNGPYTGGNPDQRWCNPPGRALGEEPGTKTGDPLVKAYLWVKRPGESDGDCKGGPKAGAWWPEYAIGLAKATK
- a CDS encoding class F sortase, which translates into the protein MADGERPHGNGRLVTGVAWAVLLLGLWLWGRGVTDIHGLSAPTTGDAAAVGRPLGVELPPAHKPMAGAEPQRIDVSALKIEAPVKARGLDGNGAIDPPPFSQAGVVGWYGGGVKPGERGTALLVGHVDTDTRPAVFYHLSSAKPGDKVRVARDDHSVAEFTVDDVQVFSRDRFDAQKAYGQRQSDRAELRLITCGGSFDRASRTYTANVVVSAYLTGVTDAPAR
- a CDS encoding HAD-IIA family hydrolase, which encodes MAERKPIESWLTDMDGVLIHEGVPIPGADAFVKKLRESGKPFLVLTNNSIYTARDLQARLTRMGLEVPVENIWTSALATAKFLDDQRPGGTAYVIGEAGLTTALHDIGYVLTDHDPDYVVLGETRTYSFEAMTKAVRLINDGARFICTNPDETGPSTEGPLPATGAVAALITKATGKQPYFAGKPNPLMMRTGLNAIGAHSETSAMIGDRMDTDVLAGLEAGMKTFLVLTGLTGRADVDRYPFRPSEVVDSIADLVELV
- a CDS encoding 2-aminoethylphosphonate ABC transporter substrate-binding protein, encoding MRRNTLKPIAAVTGSIALAATLSACGGNSAASDAKTVTVYSADGLKGENGDGWYDQVFKDFTKKTGIKVEYVEGGSGEMVQRAAREKSNTQADVIVTLPPFIQQADGKGLLQKYTPQGADQVDGADKAADGTWTSVVNNYFGFVYNKKDLKTAPTTWDELLDGSYKNKLQYSTPGVAGDGTAVVVKAMHDFGGKKPAMDYLKKLQANNVGPSASTGKLAPKVDKGELLVANGDVQMSFAQSKTMPNLGIWFPKKAGGKPTSFALPYAGGLVKNAPHSENGKKLLDFMLSAKAQQQVSSIGGGFSARKDVKATDENAIALAKVMDGVEIFEPDWNDIDKNLQTYVTDWKSATGS
- a CDS encoding ABC transporter permease; this translates as MLVHSRKGRWATWVLFFALFLPLFALPLLVIVAASFATSWSSALPTGFTGGHYRAATSGASLQALTTSLVTAVSASLLALLIGTWAALAAAALKKGGRRVLDALFMLPVAVPSVVVGLAVLVAFSQPPMVLNGTRWIVILAHTILVTAFAYQSVSAAIVRLDPAYEQAAASLGARPSYVLWKVKLPLLLPSLNAAAGLCFALSMGELSATMMLYPPDWMPLPVQIYAITDRGSLFTGSAISVILMATTLLVLLLVSRIRTKASYR
- a CDS encoding 2-aminoethylphosphonate ABC transporter permease subunit, with the protein product MASATLSTPVSKAANPRKGMPKWVWALPPVAVLALVFLYPLALVVQQSVRPDTGGTSLAPYADVFASSAFREALGTTVWLALGATAGCLVLGFALALVIAFVPFPGGKAVAKFIDVFLSFPSFLITLALLFVYGSVGMANGLWTDVTGAASGPFQFLTTPWGVLLAEITYFTPFVMRPLLAAFSQIETAQLEVASSLGAKPARIVRQVILPEALPALAAGGSLVLVMCLNEFGIVLFTGAKGVTTLPMLVYSKAILESDYPGACVVAVVNVLISVGLYGLYRVVSRRAGA
- a CDS encoding ABC transporter ATP-binding protein, which encodes MASGIRFDKVSVAYGANTVLHSLDLTVEPGEVMALLGPSGSGKTTALRAVAGFVRPATGRVLIGDRDVTDLPPHRRGIGMVVQQYALFPHLRVEDNVAFGLKAQKVAKAEIPARVIEALEMTGMASYAKRYPRELSGGQQQRVAIARALAIRPGVLLLDEPLSALDAQLRSGMLAELARLHRELPDVSILYVTHDQVEALTLADRIAVMDKARLQDCGTPQELYRRPRTEFTASFVGNANLLPVQVGSGSVSFAGAQLKVPTGDVASGVSATLCVRPHLVGLGDGPNALTGSVSEVQWRGSTHRLYVDVDEHRLKADLRELRTPPALGDEVTVHFAPEDAVLLSAGVSKDG